A portion of the Polycladomyces subterraneus genome contains these proteins:
- a CDS encoding valine--tRNA ligase, translating into MADQPKASLPPAYDPKAAEEKWYDYWLEGGFFQADAHSDKQPFTIVIPPPNVTGNLHIGHALNNTLQDILIRFKRMQGYDALWLPGMDHAGIATQARVEAKLREEGISRHDLGREKFLEKVWEWKQHYAQIIRDQWRKMGLSLDYSRERFTLDEGLSRAVREVFVRLYEKGLIYRGKYIINWDPVARTALSDIEVIHKEVKGALYHMRYPLKDGTGYIQVATTRPETMLGDTAVAVHPEDERYQHLIGKTVILPIIGREIPIIADEYVDPSFGSGAVKITPAHDPNDFEIGQRHNLPQVLVMDETGKMNENAGPYQGLDRFECRKRIVQDLQEQGVLVHIEEHVHSVGHSERSGAVVEPYLSTQWFVRMKPLAERAIEQTRSGQGVRFVPERFEKIYLHWIENVRDWCISRQLWWGHRIPAWYCGDCGEMTVAREEPETCPKCGSRNLEQDPDVLDTWFSSGLWPFSTLGWPDETEDLKRYFPTNVLVTGYDIIYFWVARMIFTALEFTGQKPFRDVLITGLVRDAEGRKMSKSLGNGVDPMEVIDKYGADAMRFMLATGCTPGNDQRFRWERVEAARNFANKIWNASRFALMHLDGVSSEELKLTGPFSTADRWILHRLNETVAEATRLLERYEFGEVGRVLYNFIWDELCDWYIEFAKLPLYGEDEEAKRVTRSVLAYVLDQSLRLLHPFMPFVTEEIWQHLPTAGRSITVAEWPKPSAEWEAPAAVRDMQVLIEIIRSVRNIRAEMEVPVKQQVELLIRADAEVLSAIQQNEAAIRRLCGAERVTVGEDVTRPDKAMTAVVTGAEVFVPLAGLIDIDQTIARLEAELKKLDAEVARVEKKLSNQGFVTKAPKHVVEEERRKGEEYREKREKVLARLNELKG; encoded by the coding sequence ATGGCCGATCAACCAAAAGCATCATTGCCGCCGGCCTATGATCCCAAGGCCGCGGAGGAAAAATGGTACGATTACTGGTTGGAGGGCGGCTTTTTCCAAGCCGACGCTCATTCGGACAAACAGCCGTTTACCATCGTGATCCCCCCGCCCAACGTCACGGGGAATCTGCACATCGGGCACGCGCTCAACAATACGCTGCAGGACATATTGATTCGCTTCAAACGCATGCAGGGCTATGACGCGCTGTGGTTGCCCGGCATGGACCATGCGGGGATCGCCACCCAGGCCCGGGTGGAAGCCAAACTCCGGGAGGAAGGCATCAGCCGGCACGATCTGGGCCGGGAGAAATTCCTGGAGAAAGTGTGGGAATGGAAACAACACTATGCGCAGATCATCCGCGATCAATGGCGGAAGATGGGATTGTCGCTGGACTATTCACGTGAGCGTTTCACCCTGGATGAAGGGTTATCCCGTGCGGTGCGGGAAGTTTTTGTGCGTTTGTATGAAAAAGGGTTGATCTATCGAGGTAAATACATCATCAACTGGGACCCGGTCGCGCGCACCGCGCTCTCGGACATCGAAGTGATCCATAAAGAAGTGAAGGGTGCGCTGTATCACATGCGGTACCCGCTCAAAGACGGTACTGGGTACATCCAAGTGGCCACGACACGTCCGGAGACGATGCTGGGTGATACGGCCGTAGCAGTTCACCCGGAAGATGAACGGTACCAGCACCTGATCGGAAAAACAGTGATCCTGCCCATTATCGGTCGGGAAATCCCGATCATCGCCGATGAATATGTCGATCCGTCATTCGGCTCCGGTGCCGTGAAAATCACACCAGCACACGATCCCAACGATTTCGAGATCGGGCAGCGTCACAACTTGCCGCAGGTGTTGGTGATGGACGAGACGGGCAAGATGAACGAAAATGCAGGACCCTACCAAGGTTTGGACCGGTTCGAATGCCGGAAGCGCATCGTTCAGGATTTGCAGGAACAGGGTGTGCTCGTTCATATCGAAGAACATGTGCATTCCGTCGGGCACAGCGAACGTTCCGGCGCGGTGGTGGAGCCGTATCTGTCCACGCAATGGTTTGTGCGGATGAAGCCGCTTGCTGAACGGGCTATCGAACAAACTCGATCGGGTCAAGGAGTACGGTTCGTGCCGGAGCGGTTTGAAAAAATTTATCTGCACTGGATTGAAAATGTGCGCGACTGGTGCATCTCGCGGCAATTGTGGTGGGGTCACCGCATCCCGGCTTGGTATTGCGGTGACTGCGGCGAAATGACCGTGGCTCGCGAAGAGCCGGAAACCTGTCCAAAATGCGGCAGCCGGAATCTGGAGCAGGATCCGGATGTGCTGGATACCTGGTTCAGCTCAGGGCTGTGGCCGTTCTCCACATTGGGATGGCCGGACGAGACCGAAGACTTGAAGCGCTATTTCCCGACGAACGTATTGGTCACCGGGTATGACATCATTTACTTCTGGGTGGCCCGCATGATCTTTACCGCGTTGGAATTTACGGGACAAAAGCCGTTCCGCGATGTGCTGATCACTGGTCTTGTGCGGGATGCCGAAGGGCGTAAAATGTCCAAGTCACTCGGTAACGGTGTCGATCCGATGGAAGTGATCGACAAGTACGGCGCCGATGCAATGCGGTTTATGCTGGCCACCGGCTGTACGCCTGGCAACGACCAACGCTTCCGTTGGGAGCGTGTGGAAGCGGCGCGGAACTTTGCCAACAAGATCTGGAACGCGTCCCGGTTTGCTCTGATGCATCTGGACGGCGTTTCTTCAGAGGAATTGAAGTTGACCGGCCCGTTCTCCACGGCGGATCGCTGGATTTTACACCGGCTGAATGAAACGGTGGCCGAAGCGACCCGCCTGTTGGAACGTTATGAGTTTGGCGAAGTGGGGCGTGTCCTTTACAATTTTATCTGGGACGAGTTGTGCGACTGGTACATCGAGTTTGCCAAACTCCCGTTGTACGGAGAAGACGAAGAAGCCAAACGGGTGACACGTTCCGTTCTGGCGTATGTGTTGGATCAATCGTTGCGCCTGCTGCATCCGTTTATGCCGTTTGTGACGGAGGAGATCTGGCAGCACCTGCCGACGGCTGGCCGGAGCATCACGGTGGCCGAGTGGCCGAAACCGTCTGCAGAGTGGGAAGCGCCGGCAGCGGTGCGGGATATGCAGGTGCTAATCGAAATCATCCGTTCGGTGCGCAACATCCGGGCGGAGATGGAAGTGCCGGTCAAACAGCAAGTGGAACTCCTGATCCGCGCCGATGCCGAGGTATTGTCCGCCATCCAGCAAAACGAAGCGGCCATTCGCCGGCTATGCGGTGCGGAACGGGTCACGGTCGGGGAAGACGTCACCCGCCCGGACAAAGCGATGACCGCGGTTGTCACCGGTGCGGAGGTGTTCGTGCCGTTGGCGGGCTTGATCGATATCGACCAGACGATCGCCCGGCTGGAAGCGGAGCTGAAAAAGCTGGACGCCGAAGTGGCACGGGTGGAGAAAAAATTGTCCAACCAGGGGTTTGTGACCAAGGCACCGAAGCACGTTGTGGAGGAAGAGCGGCGTAAAGGGGAAGAGTATCGCGAAAAACGCGAAAAGGTATTGGCACGGTTGAATGAGTTGAAAGGGTAG
- a CDS encoding bifunctional folylpolyglutamate synthase/dihydrofolate synthase, whose amino-acid sequence MDQRFVTAEDVFRWMDETCVQAIQPGLDRMEWALDRLGHPERRMKWIHIAGTNGKGSTAAMIAKVLEQAGYPVGMFTSPYLMHWSERIRFDGENIPEESFVRWANELKPVVEEMIQSGVGQPSPFEFWTLLAICYFAKEALPWFIVWETGLGGRWDATNVVYPLVSVITNVGHDHIHLLGDSLSQIAEEKAGIIKPGVPVVCGCEEETAVRVIIEKAEAGRSSLYLIGRDYEAETIESTPSHQRLRFRNMYRTVEEITIPLVGQHQVKNAATAMMTLEVLRQFYATVLEDEDVLAGFSKVQWPGRLEKVADDPSIWLDGAHNPEGAEALAAFLSEQVTYRRLHLLLSVMEDKEVERVLKPLVPLAEHIVVTQADHPRAMKAERLAGLVRSLTSAEVETAETPEEGLDHLRQRASANDLIMVTGSLFLVSDIRKHVVSGENQG is encoded by the coding sequence ATGGATCAACGGTTTGTCACCGCTGAAGACGTGTTTCGTTGGATGGATGAAACGTGCGTGCAAGCGATTCAACCAGGACTGGACCGGATGGAATGGGCACTGGACCGGTTAGGGCATCCGGAACGCCGGATGAAATGGATCCATATCGCCGGGACCAACGGCAAAGGATCGACGGCGGCGATGATCGCCAAGGTACTTGAGCAGGCCGGTTATCCGGTGGGGATGTTTACGTCTCCTTATCTGATGCATTGGAGCGAGCGCATTCGTTTTGACGGAGAAAACATCCCGGAGGAATCGTTCGTGCGCTGGGCCAACGAGCTGAAACCCGTTGTCGAGGAGATGATCCAATCCGGCGTCGGACAACCTTCGCCGTTTGAATTTTGGACGTTGCTGGCGATTTGTTATTTCGCCAAAGAAGCCCTGCCTTGGTTTATCGTGTGGGAGACGGGGCTTGGAGGCAGATGGGATGCGACCAACGTGGTTTATCCGTTGGTATCAGTCATCACCAATGTCGGGCATGATCACATACATTTATTAGGGGATTCATTATCTCAAATCGCAGAGGAAAAAGCCGGTATCATCAAACCGGGTGTACCTGTGGTGTGCGGTTGTGAGGAAGAGACCGCCGTGCGGGTGATCATAGAAAAGGCAGAAGCAGGTCGAAGCTCCCTGTATCTGATCGGTCGGGATTATGAAGCGGAAACCATCGAATCGACGCCGTCACATCAGCGTTTGCGATTCCGCAATATGTATCGGACGGTGGAAGAGATCACCATTCCGCTGGTGGGACAACACCAGGTGAAAAATGCAGCCACGGCGATGATGACACTGGAAGTGTTGCGCCAGTTTTACGCCACAGTATTGGAAGACGAAGACGTGTTGGCCGGATTTTCCAAGGTGCAATGGCCTGGGCGATTGGAAAAAGTGGCGGATGATCCGTCAATCTGGCTGGACGGCGCACACAATCCGGAAGGCGCAGAAGCGTTGGCGGCGTTTCTGTCTGAGCAAGTGACATACCGGCGATTGCACTTGTTGCTCTCTGTGATGGAAGACAAAGAGGTGGAGCGGGTGCTGAAACCGTTGGTGCCGCTGGCTGAACATATCGTCGTCACACAGGCGGATCACCCTCGAGCGATGAAAGCGGAACGGCTCGCTGGGTTGGTACGGTCACTTACTTCCGCGGAGGTAGAAACGGCCGAAACGCCGGAGGAAGGACTGGACCACCTGCGACAACGGGCGTCCGCGAATGATCTCATCATGGTGACGGGATCACTGTTCCTCGTGTCCGACATTCGCAAGCATGTGGTATCAGGGGAAAATCAAGGATAA
- the murC gene encoding UDP-N-acetylmuramate--L-alanine ligase, with the protein MNETKHVHFIGIGGYGMSAIARVLLDQGVKVTGSDVAMNKLAENLVQRGAVVHIGHDAAQVGEPDVVVYSSSIAMDNVELQAAKEKGIPVLHRSQMLARLLNDKKGVAVAGAHGKTTTSSMIAQTLEICGVDPSFVIGGEVVGLGSNAKAGKSDFVVAEADESDGTFLEYYPEVAVVTNIEPDHLENYDGQFDNLKRAYRQFLSQVKPGGLAVLCMDDPHLREMVKDLDVRVVTYALDQPADYTAEGIRQHLRQITFTMKKGDTPLGEVKLNVPGRHNVANAMAAIIACMHAGVPFEETARAIAQFSGAKRRFQVIGEVDDILVVDDYAHHPTEIRATIEATRALNRRIVVVFQPQRYSRTHLLMDEFSRAFGEADEVIINRIYAPPGEKPIDGVTAERLAELIRQNSNHNVRYFDTKEEVKQYLLEHARPGDVVMTMGAGDIWRVAHELVPALEEKRTVKDHS; encoded by the coding sequence ATGAACGAGACCAAACACGTCCATTTTATCGGGATCGGCGGATACGGCATGAGCGCGATCGCCCGTGTGTTGTTGGATCAGGGGGTCAAAGTGACCGGATCGGATGTCGCCATGAACAAATTGGCGGAAAATCTGGTTCAACGGGGTGCCGTCGTCCATATCGGTCATGATGCCGCACAGGTTGGGGAGCCGGACGTAGTTGTTTACTCCTCCAGTATCGCGATGGACAATGTGGAGCTGCAAGCCGCAAAAGAGAAAGGTATCCCGGTATTGCACCGTTCCCAAATGCTGGCCCGTCTGCTCAACGACAAAAAGGGGGTTGCCGTGGCCGGCGCACACGGGAAAACGACCACCTCGTCCATGATCGCGCAAACGTTGGAGATTTGTGGTGTCGATCCCTCGTTCGTCATCGGCGGGGAAGTGGTTGGGCTCGGTAGTAACGCCAAGGCTGGCAAAAGCGATTTTGTCGTCGCCGAAGCGGACGAGAGCGATGGTACGTTCTTGGAATATTACCCGGAAGTAGCTGTGGTCACCAACATCGAACCGGATCATCTGGAAAACTACGACGGACAATTTGACAATCTGAAACGGGCGTACCGCCAATTTTTGAGCCAAGTGAAGCCGGGCGGACTGGCCGTATTGTGCATGGATGACCCGCACCTGCGCGAGATGGTGAAGGATTTAGACGTCCGTGTGGTGACGTATGCATTAGACCAACCGGCCGATTATACGGCGGAAGGGATCCGTCAGCATCTACGTCAGATCACGTTTACCATGAAAAAAGGGGACACCCCGCTCGGAGAAGTGAAACTGAACGTTCCCGGTCGTCATAATGTGGCCAACGCGATGGCTGCCATCATCGCATGCATGCATGCGGGCGTTCCTTTTGAAGAAACTGCCCGGGCGATCGCGCAATTCAGCGGGGCCAAACGGCGTTTTCAGGTGATCGGGGAAGTGGACGACATTTTGGTTGTGGATGATTATGCACACCATCCGACGGAAATCCGGGCAACCATCGAGGCTACTCGGGCACTGAACCGGCGGATTGTGGTGGTATTCCAGCCTCAGCGCTATTCCCGCACACATCTGTTGATGGATGAATTCAGCCGCGCATTCGGCGAAGCGGACGAAGTGATCATCAATCGCATTTACGCTCCGCCGGGCGAAAAGCCGATCGATGGCGTCACCGCGGAGCGGTTGGCAGAGTTGATCCGGCAAAATAGCAATCACAATGTACGGTATTTCGATACCAAAGAGGAAGTGAAACAGTACCTTCTCGAACATGCGCGCCCTGGCGATGTCGTGATGACGATGGGAGCGGGCGACATTTGGCGGGTGGCACATGAATTGGTACCGGCGTTGGAGGAGAAACGAACCGTCAAGGACCACAGTTGA
- a CDS encoding aldo/keto reductase, whose translation MKYRRLGKTELKVSVVGVGTWQFGGEWGKSYTQDEVDRILGTAKEMGINLIDTAECYGDHLSESFIGKSIQRERQDWIIATKFGHQFHGHMNRTNHWSPEEVQKQLEDSLRALRTDYIDIYQFHSGSDASFDQDDLWTMLDKQVQAGKIRHLGISIGDNDNLHQTESATKVKADVIQVVYNRLDRKPEEQVFPSCQRQDLGVLARVPLASGLLSGKYRPGVVFQQNDVRNRLQKVELTKKLQMVEEIRRKEVPEGVEMAQWALAWCLKHPAVTCVIPGCKDVEQVMSNAKAADWVSDDHPQAWKA comes from the coding sequence ATGAAGTACCGCAGACTGGGAAAAACGGAATTGAAAGTGTCAGTTGTTGGTGTAGGGACTTGGCAATTCGGTGGTGAGTGGGGTAAGTCGTATACCCAGGATGAAGTCGACCGGATTTTGGGCACGGCGAAAGAAATGGGGATCAACCTGATCGACACGGCTGAATGCTACGGTGATCATTTGTCGGAATCTTTCATCGGGAAATCGATCCAACGGGAAAGACAGGATTGGATTATAGCGACCAAATTCGGTCATCAGTTCCATGGTCATATGAACCGGACCAATCATTGGTCGCCGGAGGAAGTGCAGAAACAACTGGAAGACTCCCTGCGGGCGCTTCGGACGGATTATATTGATATTTACCAATTTCATTCGGGCAGCGATGCGTCATTTGATCAGGACGATCTGTGGACGATGCTGGACAAACAGGTGCAAGCGGGAAAAATCCGCCACTTGGGCATCTCGATCGGCGACAATGACAATCTTCATCAGACTGAATCGGCAACGAAGGTCAAGGCGGATGTCATTCAAGTGGTCTACAACCGCTTGGACAGAAAACCGGAAGAACAGGTATTTCCTTCCTGCCAACGGCAAGATCTCGGAGTACTTGCACGGGTGCCGCTGGCCAGCGGGCTTTTGAGCGGTAAATATCGACCGGGTGTGGTATTTCAGCAAAATGATGTTCGAAACCGGTTGCAAAAAGTAGAGCTGACGAAAAAACTCCAAATGGTGGAGGAGATTCGGCGCAAGGAAGTGCCCGAAGGGGTGGAGATGGCACAGTGGGCACTTGCATGGTGCCTGAAACATCCGGCAGTGACCTGTGTCATTCCGGGCTGCAAAGATGTGGAACAAGTGATGTCCAACGCCAAAGCCGCTGATTGGGTGAGTGACGATCATCCACAAGCATGGAAAGCGTGA
- a CDS encoding sodium:solute symporter family protein — protein sequence MTPIVGYLVLLVFGVGFTVITAVLHRMDLKRHGNEMTAERFNTAGRSVGVGLASASIVAAWTWAATIMMSSSTGYQYGISGPYWYAAGATIQILLFAIIAIHLKRKAPQAHTFLEFIAQRFDKKNHRLMLGFALMTNIIVTSMIILGGAITLNQLTGMNLYLAAFLIPLSFTIYTMIGGLKASFIADYLHTVILFIVLAVLGAAIYTKFGITPIYEGLRHLPESKQMLTMASIPGLMFGIINIVGNFGTVFVDQAYWQRAIASTDQAASKAFIYGGLAWFSIPFAVATILGVSAAGLGIDVPTPDSVAPIMASHALGTVGSILFLIMLFMAVTSAGSAELTAVTNILVTDVYRHSINPDADSETLLRVSRWITLGFGIAMGIFSILLFYLGISLGFVYMAMGIFVSSAVIPVALGLMWKRTTNEGAFYGTLLGMIGGILIWIFSAYQLTGHINVNSLGQLYPMLFGNLAVFIISGIITIGHSLTSSTEFPFESLKGKFKSFDEVTEREETA from the coding sequence TTGACACCAATTGTAGGGTATCTTGTTCTATTGGTGTTTGGCGTCGGATTTACCGTTATCACCGCTGTTTTGCACCGCATGGATTTGAAACGTCACGGAAATGAAATGACGGCGGAGCGTTTCAATACCGCCGGCAGAAGTGTGGGTGTCGGACTGGCCAGTGCCTCCATCGTGGCTGCTTGGACCTGGGCGGCCACCATCATGATGTCGTCTTCAACGGGTTACCAGTACGGGATCAGTGGACCTTACTGGTATGCAGCAGGAGCCACGATTCAAATTTTATTATTCGCAATTATTGCAATACATTTAAAACGGAAGGCGCCACAGGCCCATACGTTCTTGGAATTTATCGCCCAACGATTTGACAAAAAAAATCATCGGCTGATGCTGGGATTTGCATTGATGACCAACATCATTGTCACATCGATGATCATTCTTGGCGGAGCCATTACATTGAACCAATTGACGGGGATGAACCTGTACCTGGCCGCTTTTCTGATCCCCCTGAGCTTTACGATCTATACGATGATCGGCGGGCTGAAAGCCTCGTTCATCGCAGACTACTTGCACACGGTCATTTTATTTATCGTGTTGGCCGTGTTGGGCGCAGCGATCTATACCAAGTTCGGAATCACCCCCATATACGAGGGATTGCGTCATTTACCGGAATCAAAGCAGATGCTGACCATGGCTTCTATCCCCGGACTGATGTTCGGCATAATCAACATCGTCGGAAACTTCGGCACTGTTTTTGTCGACCAGGCTTACTGGCAAAGGGCAATTGCCAGCACTGATCAAGCCGCTTCCAAGGCATTCATTTACGGAGGTCTCGCCTGGTTTTCCATTCCATTCGCCGTCGCCACCATTCTGGGGGTCAGCGCGGCCGGACTGGGGATCGACGTGCCCACACCGGATTCCGTGGCTCCCATCATGGCTTCCCATGCATTGGGCACGGTCGGTTCCATCCTGTTCCTCATTATGTTGTTCATGGCCGTCACGTCGGCGGGATCGGCGGAACTCACCGCAGTGACCAATATTCTGGTGACGGATGTTTACCGCCATTCCATCAACCCCGACGCGGACAGTGAAACCCTGCTCCGGGTTTCCCGTTGGATCACGCTCGGTTTCGGAATTGCAATGGGCATCTTTTCCATTTTGCTCTTTTATCTGGGCATCAGTTTGGGATTTGTGTACATGGCGATGGGGATCTTCGTCAGTTCGGCGGTCATTCCGGTTGCACTCGGTTTGATGTGGAAACGGACAACCAATGAAGGGGCTTTTTACGGCACGTTGCTCGGTATGATCGGGGGGATTCTGATTTGGATCTTCTCCGCATATCAACTCACCGGTCATATTAATGTGAATTCCCTGGGCCAACTGTATCCCATGCTTTTTGGGAACCTCGCTGTTTTCATCATCAGCGGCATCATCACCATCGGTCACAGCTTGACGTCATCCACCGAATTCCCGTTCGAATCGTTGAAAGGCAAATTTAAGAGCTTTGACGAAGTAACGGAAAGGGAGGAGACGGCATGA
- a CDS encoding urease subunit gamma, which yields MKLTLREQEKLLIVIAADLARRRKERGLKLNYPEAVALITYEIMEGARDGKSVAELMSEGANILTREDVMEGVPEMIREIQVEATFPDGTKLVTVHDPIR from the coding sequence ATGAAGCTGACATTACGTGAACAGGAAAAATTGTTGATCGTGATTGCGGCCGACCTGGCGAGAAGACGGAAAGAACGTGGGTTGAAACTGAATTATCCGGAAGCGGTCGCATTGATTACATACGAGATTATGGAAGGAGCGCGGGATGGAAAATCCGTGGCGGAGTTGATGAGCGAGGGAGCAAACATTTTGACGCGGGAAGACGTGATGGAGGGCGTACCCGAAATGATTCGGGAAATTCAAGTGGAGGCCACGTTTCCCGACGGAACAAAGCTGGTAACCGTGCATGATCCAATTAGGTAA
- a CDS encoding urease subunit beta — protein MIPGEWVLKKDDIICNQGKRAVKISVLNRGDRPVQIGSHFHFYEVNRALEFDREQAFGMHLNIPAGTAVRFEPGDAKEVELVPFSGTREVYGLNNRTNGPLDRSKR, from the coding sequence TTGATTCCGGGTGAATGGGTGCTGAAAAAGGATGATATCATCTGCAATCAAGGGAAACGAGCGGTGAAAATATCGGTGCTTAACAGAGGAGACCGTCCTGTGCAGATTGGTTCCCATTTTCATTTCTACGAAGTGAATCGTGCACTGGAATTTGACCGTGAGCAAGCGTTCGGCATGCATCTGAACATCCCGGCGGGGACAGCGGTACGTTTCGAACCCGGGGACGCCAAAGAAGTGGAGCTTGTCCCGTTTTCCGGTACTCGGGAAGTGTACGGTTTGAACAACCGAACCAACGGACCGCTTGACAGGTCCAAGCGCTAG
- the ureC gene encoding urease subunit alpha → MSFRMSRKQYADMFGPTTGDAIRLADTDLFIEIEKDHTIYGDEVKFGGGKVIRDGIGQHPLVTRANGAMDVVITNAIIVDYTGIYKADIGIRDGRIAGIGKSGNPLLMDGVDIVIGAATEIIAAEGMIVTAGGVDTHIHYICPQQIETALASGVTTMIGGGTGPATGTNATTCTPGEWNIHRMLEAAEAFPINLGFLGKGNASAEAPLVEQILAGAVGLKLHEDWGTTASAIDHCLRVADQYDVQVAIHTDTLNEGGFVEDTLAAIDGRVIHTYHTEGAGGGHAPDIIKVAGYPHILPSSTNPTRPFTKNTLDEHLDMLMVCHHLDPEVPEDIAFADSRIRKETIAAEDILHDLGVFSMISSDSQAMGRVGEVITRTWQTADKMKKQRGKLPQDTGVGDNYRVKRYIAKYTINPAITHGIADEVGSVEVGKMADLVIWDSAFFGVKPEMVIKGGMIVHSLMGDPNASIPTPQPVVYRPMFASFGKAKHATSITFLSQAAFERGVHEKLGLKKRIKPVRGTRQLTKKDMVFNSETPHIEVDPQTYEVRVNGELITCDPVDVVPMAQRYFLF, encoded by the coding sequence ATGAGTTTTCGGATGTCGAGAAAGCAGTATGCAGACATGTTCGGCCCGACAACCGGGGATGCCATCCGCTTAGCTGATACGGATTTGTTTATCGAAATTGAAAAAGATCATACCATCTATGGCGATGAAGTCAAATTCGGCGGGGGCAAGGTGATCCGCGACGGGATAGGGCAACATCCGTTGGTCACCCGTGCTAATGGGGCGATGGATGTGGTCATTACCAATGCGATAATCGTCGATTATACCGGTATCTATAAAGCGGATATCGGGATTCGTGACGGACGGATTGCGGGGATCGGCAAAAGCGGAAACCCCTTGTTGATGGATGGAGTGGACATCGTCATCGGGGCAGCAACAGAGATTATTGCCGCCGAAGGGATGATTGTGACGGCGGGAGGAGTGGATACCCATATCCATTATATTTGTCCGCAGCAGATCGAAACGGCGCTCGCCTCAGGTGTGACAACGATGATCGGAGGAGGAACCGGCCCCGCCACGGGGACCAATGCCACCACATGCACACCGGGGGAGTGGAACATCCATCGGATGTTGGAGGCGGCTGAGGCATTCCCGATCAATCTGGGATTCCTGGGTAAAGGAAACGCATCGGCGGAGGCACCATTGGTGGAGCAGATCCTCGCCGGAGCGGTCGGACTCAAACTTCATGAAGATTGGGGAACGACTGCTTCTGCCATCGATCATTGTCTTCGGGTGGCCGATCAGTATGACGTACAGGTGGCCATTCACACGGATACGTTGAATGAGGGCGGGTTTGTGGAGGATACGTTGGCGGCGATCGATGGTCGGGTCATTCACACCTACCACACCGAAGGGGCGGGAGGCGGACATGCTCCCGATATCATCAAGGTGGCCGGCTATCCCCACATCTTGCCGTCGTCCACTAATCCGACCCGTCCGTTTACGAAAAATACGCTGGACGAGCATCTGGACATGTTGATGGTGTGTCATCATCTCGACCCCGAAGTCCCGGAGGATATCGCTTTTGCCGATTCGCGCATCCGCAAGGAGACGATTGCGGCTGAAGACATCCTGCACGATCTGGGTGTATTCAGCATGATCAGCTCTGATTCCCAAGCCATGGGGCGTGTCGGGGAAGTGATCACCCGAACCTGGCAAACGGCGGACAAAATGAAAAAACAGAGAGGAAAGCTGCCACAAGACACAGGTGTTGGCGACAATTACCGTGTGAAACGTTATATCGCCAAATACACGATCAATCCGGCCATCACCCACGGCATTGCCGACGAAGTCGGCTCGGTGGAAGTGGGGAAAATGGCGGATCTGGTAATATGGGACTCGGCATTTTTCGGCGTAAAGCCGGAGATGGTCATCAAAGGCGGGATGATCGTTCACAGTCTGATGGGAGATCCCAACGCATCCATCCCGACACCGCAACCGGTAGTGTACCGGCCGATGTTTGCGTCATTCGGGAAAGCGAAGCATGCCACCTCGATCACTTTTTTGTCGCAAGCGGCGTTCGAACGGGGGGTTCATGAAAAACTGGGCCTGAAAAAACGGATCAAACCTGTCCGAGGGACCCGTCAATTGACCAAAAAAGACATGGTGTTTAATTCGGAGACACCGCACATTGAGGTGGACCCGCAAACCTATGAAGTGAGAGTGAACGGTGAGCTCATCACCTGCGATCCGGTGGATGTGGTACCGATGGCACAGCGATATTTCTTGTTTTAG
- the ureE gene encoding urease accessory protein UreE: protein MIIERIVGNVSRNDIGNRQVEYVYMPSDDLVKRIQRVITDHGREIGVRLKEAKALTDGDILYLDKRTAIVVSVLEDDLLVIRPRNLKQMGEIAHQLGNRHLPAQFEGDEMLVQYDRLVEELLQQLDIPYERAKRKVRQAFRHVGHHHG from the coding sequence TTGATTATTGAGCGAATCGTGGGAAATGTGAGTCGGAACGATATTGGAAACCGGCAGGTGGAATATGTGTATATGCCAAGTGACGACCTGGTCAAGCGTATTCAGCGGGTGATCACGGACCACGGCAGGGAAATCGGTGTCCGTTTGAAGGAAGCGAAAGCGTTGACCGACGGCGATATTTTGTATCTGGATAAACGGACAGCGATCGTGGTGAGTGTGTTGGAAGACGATTTGCTGGTCATCCGCCCCCGCAATCTGAAGCAGATGGGGGAAATCGCCCACCAACTGGGCAATCGCCATCTGCCGGCCCAATTTGAAGGGGATGAAATGCTGGTTCAATATGACCGTTTGGTGGAGGAGTTGCTGCAACAATTGGACATTCCGTATGAAAGAGCGAAGAGAAAAGTAAGGCAGGCGTTTCGGCATGTCGGCCACCATCATGGGTAA